The genomic stretch AAAAGATACAAGCATATATATCGGCTGGAGATGTTTTTCAAGTAAATCTTTCACTTAGAGAATCCAGAACACTCCATTCTGACCCCGTTTCGATATATGAAACGCTTAGAACGATTAATCCTTCACCGTACATGTCGTTTATCCATACCGATACATTCGATCTTGTCAGTGCATCGCCGGAGCTTCTGATCAAGAAAAAGGGCATAGAATTGAGTACCAGGCCAATCGCTGGTACGCGTTCACGGGGGAAAAATGATGAAGAGGATCAACAGCTTGCTCGTACGCTCATCGAAAATGAAAAAGAACGTGCTGAGCATGTGATGCTGGTTGACCTTGAACGTAATGATCTTGGACGTGTATGTGAATACGGAACGGTTGAAGTAGATGAGTTTATGGTGATTGAGAAATATTCACACGTACAGCATATCGTTTCCAACGTGCGTGGTATTTCTTCAAAAGAAGCAACCGCTTTTGATGCTATTAAAGCCACATTTCCAGGTGGTACGATTACGGGTGCTCCAAAGATTAGAACGATGGAAATTATTGAAGAACTTGAGCCTGTGCGCCGTGGGGTTTACACTGGTTCTATTGGATGGATAGGGTTTAATGATGATATGGAGTTGAATATTGCGATCCGCACAATGGTTATTAAAGATAACGTTGCACATGTCCAGGCTGGCGCAGGTATTGTAATTGACTCCAATCCAGAAGCTGAGTATAAAGAATCATTAAAGAAAGCAAGAGCTTTATGGAAGGCAAAAGAGTTAAGCGAAGGAAAAGAGACTAGCAGAGATTAGCTTAGAGGAGGAATTAGAATGATTTTAATGATTGATAATTACGATTCATTTACGTATAACTTGGTTCAGTATCTTGGTGAAATGGGTGAAGAGCTTGTCGTGAAACGAAATGATGAAATCACTATTTCGGAAATCGAGGAGCTTAATCCATCCTTCATAATGGTATCGCCCGGACCATGCAGTCCAAATGAAGCGGGTATTAGCATGGAAGTTATTAAGCATTTTGCAGGAAACATACCTATATTCGGTGTATGTCTTGGTCATCAATCCATTGCCCAAGTATTTGGTGGGGATGTTATAAAAGCAGATCGATTGATGCATGGAAAAACGTCTCAAATGCATCATGATGGAAGGTCAATCTTCAAAGATCTTGAGAATCCGTTTACTGCAACAAGGTATCATTCGCTAATAGTAAAAAAAGAAACTCTTCCAGAATGTTTTGAGATTAGCTCGTGGACAGCAGAGGGTGAAATTATGGCGATACGACATAAAGAACTTGCGCTTGAAGGCGTTCAATTCCATCCTGAATCCATTATGACCGGTACTGGTAAAAAACTATTGAAAAACTTTATTGAAACGCATCGAAAAGAACCATGTTTCTAACGATTAATGGGAAGCTAATTGACGAAAAAGAAGCGTCTATCTCGGTTTTTGATCATGGTTATTTATATGGTGTGGGCGTATTTGAGACATTCCGAACTTATGAAGGTCACCCTTTTTTATTCGGTGATCACTATAAGCGCCTACGTGATTCACTTGAAAATCTTCAGATCTCACTCCCTTATACGTATGACGAACTCCTATTACAGGTAAAGCAAACGTTAGAAGCTAATGAAATGAAGGATGCGTATGTTCGACTAAACGTTTCGGCGGGAGACGGAGAAATCGGACTTAAAACAGATGAATACCTAACTCCGACGGTTATTGTTTATGTGAAAGCAATTGGTAATCCTGTTCGGAATGCAAAGCGAGGAGTCATTCTTTCTCTTAGGCGGAATTCTCCCGAGGGGGAATATAGATTAAAGTCACATCATTATTTAAATAATATCTTTGCGAAAAGAGAAGTTGGAAGTGATCCTTCAATCGAAGGGATTTTTCTGTCACAAGATGGAAGGCTAGCGGAAGGCATAGTTTCGAATTTATTTTGGTTTAAAAACGGCATTCTTTTTACCCCGGACCTTTCGACAGGAATTTTAAATGGAATCACAAGACAGTTTGTTGTGCATGTTGCGAAAAAAATGGGGATTAGCGTTAGAGAAGGTGGCTTCCAGAGAGAATCCCTTGTTGAAGCAGATGAAGTATTTGTAACAAACTCTATTCAAGAAATCGTTCCGTTGTTTCAAATCGAACAAAAGCCATTGCCCGGACTTGATGGTCCTGCGACGAACGAGCTCATCCTTCAATATGAACACCATCGCACGTCATTAATGAGTCGAGAGGATTACTAACTAAGAACATACGTACGAAGAGGAGTGAGCTGCGTGACAACGGTAATTGATAAGCATAAAGCACATCCAATGATGATGAAGTGGCGGGACAAGCTAATTAACTGGAATGAAAAAACCTGGGTTATGGGTATCCTGAATACAACTCCGGATTCATTTTCAGACGGTGGAGAATATAATACGACGGCACAGGCAGTTGCCCATGCGGTCCAACTAGTTGAAGACGGCGCAGATCTAATTGACATTGGTGGAGAATCAACTCGACCTGGGGCAACTCCTGTCTCATTGGAAGAAGAGCTTCGCCGTGTTGTTCCTGTTATAAAAGCAGTTCGTCACGCGGTTAACGTACCGATTTCAATTGATACGTATAAAGCAGAAGTTGCCAACCAAGCGGTACTGGCTGGTGCAGATATCATTAATGATGTGTGGGGAGCCAAGGCAGATCCAGAAATGGCTAATGTGGCTGCAGAACACGAAGTTCCTATTATTTTAATGCATAATCGTAATGATATGAACTATCGTGATATCATGATTGATATAAATGAAGATATAGAAGAAAGCGTAGAGATTGCTCGTTTAGCAGGCGTGAAAGATGAGAATATCATTCTTGATCCCGGCATTGGTTTTGCCAAAACGCATGAGCAGAATCTCGAAGTAATGAGAAGGCTGGATGAATTCGTTGCATTGGGATATCCTGTGTTGCTTGGTACATCAAGAAAATCCATCGTAGCAAAGACTTTAAATACGCCACCAGATGATCGGGTGGAGGGAACTGGGGCAACTGTTTGTCTTGGCATTGAGCGGGGCTCACAAATTATCAGAGTTCATGACGTGAAGCAGATGGCACGAATGGCTCGTATGATGGATGCGATGCTTAAACCTCATCTCAATGGATAAGGAGAGTGAATGGGATGGATAAAATCTATCTAAACGCAATGAAATTCTACGGTTACCACGGAGTTTTCCCTGAAGAAAATAAGCTCGGCCAACGTTTTTATGTCGATCTAACCCTTGAAGCAGATCTTTCTAATGCCAGTCAATCGGATGATCTAAACTATACAGTGAATTATGCAGATGCGTATAATGTTATAAAAGGTATCGTAGAAGGGACGCCTAGGAAGTTAGTCGAAACAGTAGCTGAGGAAATAGCGGATAAGATGTTTCTGCAATTTGAAATTGTTCGTGCGTGTACGGTTAAAGTGATTAAACCTGATCCACCAATAGATGGCCATTATGACTCTGTTGCGATCGAGATGAAGAGGGAACGAAATGAATAGTGTATATATTGGAATTGGTTCCAACATCGGGGATAGAGAGAACTATATCCAAACCTCCTTATTAAGGTTGCAAGAATATCCAGGAGTACAGATTACTTCGACATCTTCTTTATATGAAACTGCCCCTATAGGAGTGACGGAACAAGGTCCGTTTCTTAATATGGTAGCTATGCTAGAAACGGAGATGAACGCTTTCCAACTACTTGAGATTCTCCAGGGCATTGAGCAGTCTCTTGGGAGAGAGCGTGATATCAGATGGGGCCCTCGTACAATAGACCTTGACATTCTGCTTTATAATCAAGAAAATATTGTAGCAGAGGGTCTGGTGGTTCCACACCCTAGACTTCTTCAAAGAGGTTTTGTTATCATTCCTCTTCATGAACTGAATCCTGAAATTATTATTCCAACTACTAATAAGAGGATTGATTCTTATTTTAATCATATAGAAGATAAAGAAGGTGTACGTCTATGGAAGCGGAAATCTACGGAAGACGTATTCGCGCTTTTCGAAAGTTAAAAGGTTATACTCAGGAACAGCTAGCAAAAGAACTTAGTGTATCGGTATCTGTACTAGGGGAGATCGAGCGGGGAAATCGAAAGCCTACAAACGACTTTATGCAATTAGTAGCACAAAAGCTTAGAGTTTCAATAGATGAACTTTTTCCATTAAAACACAATTGAGAATTGAGGTGATAGTATGTTGAAAATAGGAGATGTTTCGTTAAAGAATCCCGTTGTACTTGCCCCCATGGCTGGCGTGTGTAATCCAGCTTTTCGTTTAATCGCTCGAGAGTTTGGTGCGGGGTTAGTCTGTGCCGAAATGGTTAGCGATAAAGCTGTTTTGCGCAAGAATGAGAAGACAATGGATATGCTTTTTGTAGATGATCGAGAAAAGCCAATGAGTCTTCAAATCTTTGGTGGCGAAAAAGATACGCTTGTTGGTGCTGCTCGCTATGTTGACCAAGCGACAAACGCAGATATTATTGATATTAATATGGGATGTCCTGTTCCGAAAATAACAAAATGTGATGCGGGTGCCAAGTGGCTTCTAGATCCTAATAAAATCTATGAAATGGTTTTAGCTGTTACAAAGGAAGTAGAGAAACCTGTTACGGTTAAAATGCGTAGTGGATGGGACGAAGATCACATTTATGCGATTGACAATGCAAAAGCAATTGAAGCTGCAGGTGGCAAAGCTGTTTCACTTCATGGCCGTACGCGTGTCCAGATGTATGAAGGGGAAGCCGACTGGAATATTATTCGACAAGTGAAAGAGTCAGTTTCTATTCCTGTAATCGGGAATGGCGATGTAAAGACCCCCCAGGATGCAAAAAGAATGATTGAGACAACGGGAGTAGACGGAGTAATGATTGGAAGAGGCGCACTCGGAAATCCGTGGATGCTTTATCGTACGGTTCAGTATCTCGAAACCGGAAAGATTCTTGATGATCCAACACCTCGTGAGAAAATTGATGTCGCTATGCTCCATCTTGATCGTCTCATCGCACTAAAAGGAGAAAATGTCGCAGTACGAGAGATGCGTAAGCATGCAGCGTGGTATTTAAAAGGAATTCGCGGTAATGGGACAATAAGGAATAAAGTTAATGAAACGAATACAAGAAACGGTGTAGCTGAACTACTGTACGGATTTATTGAAGAATTGGAAGCGAAACAGGCGGTTTGACTTTCTAACTAGCATTTTCTATACTACATCTAGGAACTAGCGGACTGCCAGTAATGGATACTGGCAGTTTTCTTCATATTTGTCATGATACACCCGGCGCATTTGTCATCGATTTTATATATGGGAAGGCTTGCTATTCATAGTGCTTTCCGATAAAGTTATAGCGGGATAAACATAGATTTGACAGGAGTGATAGAGATGAGTCAGGAGCTTGAATTGAATGACCTTCTAAAAGTAAGAAGAGAAAAGCTTGATGTGCTAAAAGAGAATAACATTGATCCGTTCGGACATCGATTTGATCGTTCTCATACTGCTAGCAAAATGCTAGAAGAATTTGATTCTTTCACAAAAGAAGAACTAGCTGAACAGAACAAAACTGTTTCGTTAGCTGGTAGAATTATGACTAAGCGTGGAAAAGGAAAAGCTGGCTTCACGCACATACAGGATTTAACTGGTCAAATCCAGCTCTATATTAGAAAAGATACTGTTGGAGATGAGCAATATGATCTTTTTGATTCTATGGATATTGGAGATATCATCGGAGTAAGCGGTGAGGCTTTTAAAACAAAAGTGGGAGAGCTTTCTGTAAAGGTTAACGACCTTCATTTACTTTCCAAGTCACTTCGTCCGCTACCTGATAAATTCCATGGCTTAAAGGATGTTGAACAACGGTACCGTCAGCGTTACCTTGATTTGATTATGAGTCCTGAATCAAAAGAAACCTTTATTGCTAGAAGTCGTATCATTCAATCAATGCGCCGCTACCTTGATGATCAAGGCTTTCTTGAGGTGGAAACACCAATGATGCATTCCATTCCAGGAGGGGCTTCGGCACGTCCGTTCGTCACTCATCATAATGCACTTGATATGGAGCTTTACATGCGTATTGCTATTGAGCTTCATCTTAAGCGTTTAATTGTGGGTGGTATGGAGCGCGTCTATGAAATTGGACGTGTTTTCCGAAACGAGGGTGTATCGACTAGGCATAACCCTGAATTTACAATGCTTGAACTGTATGAAGCTTACGCGGACTATAAAGATGTGATGACGTTAACTGAGGAAATGGTAGCTCATATCGCGAAAGAAGTTACAGGCTCTACAACTATCCAGTATGGGGAAGAGGAAATCAATCTTGAACCACAATGGAAGAGAGTTCATATGGTTGATGCTGTTAAAGAAATAACCGGCGTTGATTTCTGGAAGGAAATGACTGATGAAGAAGCGCGGAGTCTTGCAAAAGAACACGGTGTAGACGTAAAAGAAACAATGGAATTTGGCCACGTTGTGAATGAATTCTTTGAACAGAAAGTAGAAGACACGCTAATTCAACCGACATTTGTCTACGGCCATCCTGTTGCGATTTCACCTCTTGCTAAGAAAAACCCTGAAGACGGTCGTTTTACAGATCGTTTTGAGTTGTTCATCGTAGCCCGTGAACATGCAAATGCTTTTACTGAGCTTAATGATCCAATTGATCAGAGAGAACGTTTTGAAGCGCAATTAGTCGAGCGCGAGCAAGGTAATGATGAGGCACATATGATGGACCATGACTTTATTGAAGCGCTCGAGTATGGTTTACCACCAACCGGCGGTCTAGGTATTGGAATTGATCGTCTCGTTATGCTATTAACGAATTCTCCTTCCATTAGAGATGTTCTTCTATTTCCGCAGATGAGAAATACGGAGCGATAAAAGATTCAGAATGAAGTTCGTTCATCGAGCTTCATTCTTTTTTTATCTTAGTTCCCATCGTTCAGTGGAAGACTCTGTGTCGAAGGTTGTTCAAATAAATTAGTCTTAGAGAGGTCAGGTCTCAGTACAATGATTACATTACAATACACAAGGCATCAGGAGGTAATAAATCTTTTTTAAAAAAGATTTGAAAAAAGGTTGCGTTACTAAGACAACCCTGATATAGTTATATAGGTCGCCGCAACAACGCGGTTGACACGAAAAACAATTTCAAAAAAGTTGTTGACGCCAACTGAGTTAATATGGTATATTAATAAAGTCGCTGAAAACGACATTGAAAGAAACAAATTGCTCTTTGAAAACTGAACGAAACGCCATGTAAGTAGTTGTTTCTACGGAAACAAAAAATGTTTTAAAAGCTAGATTAAGCTTTCTATCGGAGAGTTTGATCCTGGCTCAGGACGAACGCTGGCGGCGTGCCTAATACATGCAAGTCGAGCGAAGAGATGGGAGCTTGCTCCCTGATCTTAGCGGCGGACGGGTGAGTAACACGTGGGCAACCTGCCCTGCAGACTGGGATAACTCCGGGAAACCGGAGCTAATACCG from Bacillus sp. Cs-700 encodes the following:
- a CDS encoding anthranilate synthase component I family protein, whose product is MYETIELSADEWFSRYKSFAEECEEHILLDSTRGGRYSMFGIKPIASLIGYGTSLTIIEEGKDPKYLDGNLLEIMQEWMQCQVAINDESLPDFQGGAMGYLSYDIVRQIEKLPQLAADDLKLPELFFIVYEDVGVYDHLSEKLWFISQAPNGEEYEAEQRLKMYKRKWTKKGVTKPLNSSSFSKEAKQLFSMDQHAFSSAVQKIQAYISAGDVFQVNLSLRESRTLHSDPVSIYETLRTINPSPYMSFIHTDTFDLVSASPELLIKKKGIELSTRPIAGTRSRGKNDEEDQQLARTLIENEKERAEHVMLVDLERNDLGRVCEYGTVEVDEFMVIEKYSHVQHIVSNVRGISSKEATAFDAIKATFPGGTITGAPKIRTMEIIEELEPVRRGVYTGSIGWIGFNDDMELNIAIRTMVIKDNVAHVQAGAGIVIDSNPEAEYKESLKKARALWKAKELSEGKETSRD
- the pabA gene encoding aminodeoxychorismate/anthranilate synthase component II; its protein translation is MILMIDNYDSFTYNLVQYLGEMGEELVVKRNDEITISEIEELNPSFIMVSPGPCSPNEAGISMEVIKHFAGNIPIFGVCLGHQSIAQVFGGDVIKADRLMHGKTSQMHHDGRSIFKDLENPFTATRYHSLIVKKETLPECFEISSWTAEGEIMAIRHKELALEGVQFHPESIMTGTGKKLLKNFIETHRKEPCF
- the pabC gene encoding aminodeoxychorismate lyase, with the protein product MFLTINGKLIDEKEASISVFDHGYLYGVGVFETFRTYEGHPFLFGDHYKRLRDSLENLQISLPYTYDELLLQVKQTLEANEMKDAYVRLNVSAGDGEIGLKTDEYLTPTVIVYVKAIGNPVRNAKRGVILSLRRNSPEGEYRLKSHHYLNNIFAKREVGSDPSIEGIFLSQDGRLAEGIVSNLFWFKNGILFTPDLSTGILNGITRQFVVHVAKKMGISVREGGFQRESLVEADEVFVTNSIQEIVPLFQIEQKPLPGLDGPATNELILQYEHHRTSLMSREDY
- the folP gene encoding dihydropteroate synthase → MMMKWRDKLINWNEKTWVMGILNTTPDSFSDGGEYNTTAQAVAHAVQLVEDGADLIDIGGESTRPGATPVSLEEELRRVVPVIKAVRHAVNVPISIDTYKAEVANQAVLAGADIINDVWGAKADPEMANVAAEHEVPIILMHNRNDMNYRDIMIDINEDIEESVEIARLAGVKDENIILDPGIGFAKTHEQNLEVMRRLDEFVALGYPVLLGTSRKSIVAKTLNTPPDDRVEGTGATVCLGIERGSQIIRVHDVKQMARMARMMDAMLKPHLNG
- the folB gene encoding dihydroneopterin aldolase — encoded protein: MDKIYLNAMKFYGYHGVFPEENKLGQRFYVDLTLEADLSNASQSDDLNYTVNYADAYNVIKGIVEGTPRKLVETVAEEIADKMFLQFEIVRACTVKVIKPDPPIDGHYDSVAIEMKRERNE
- the folK gene encoding 2-amino-4-hydroxy-6-hydroxymethyldihydropteridine diphosphokinase codes for the protein MNSVYIGIGSNIGDRENYIQTSLLRLQEYPGVQITSTSSLYETAPIGVTEQGPFLNMVAMLETEMNAFQLLEILQGIEQSLGRERDIRWGPRTIDLDILLYNQENIVAEGLVVPHPRLLQRGFVIIPLHELNPEIIIPTTNKRIDSYFNHIEDKEGVRLWKRKSTEDVFALFES
- a CDS encoding helix-turn-helix transcriptional regulator, with the protein product MEAEIYGRRIRAFRKLKGYTQEQLAKELSVSVSVLGEIERGNRKPTNDFMQLVAQKLRVSIDELFPLKHN
- the dusB gene encoding tRNA dihydrouridine synthase DusB; protein product: MLKIGDVSLKNPVVLAPMAGVCNPAFRLIAREFGAGLVCAEMVSDKAVLRKNEKTMDMLFVDDREKPMSLQIFGGEKDTLVGAARYVDQATNADIIDINMGCPVPKITKCDAGAKWLLDPNKIYEMVLAVTKEVEKPVTVKMRSGWDEDHIYAIDNAKAIEAAGGKAVSLHGRTRVQMYEGEADWNIIRQVKESVSIPVIGNGDVKTPQDAKRMIETTGVDGVMIGRGALGNPWMLYRTVQYLETGKILDDPTPREKIDVAMLHLDRLIALKGENVAVREMRKHAAWYLKGIRGNGTIRNKVNETNTRNGVAELLYGFIEELEAKQAV
- the lysS gene encoding lysine--tRNA ligase; translation: MSQELELNDLLKVRREKLDVLKENNIDPFGHRFDRSHTASKMLEEFDSFTKEELAEQNKTVSLAGRIMTKRGKGKAGFTHIQDLTGQIQLYIRKDTVGDEQYDLFDSMDIGDIIGVSGEAFKTKVGELSVKVNDLHLLSKSLRPLPDKFHGLKDVEQRYRQRYLDLIMSPESKETFIARSRIIQSMRRYLDDQGFLEVETPMMHSIPGGASARPFVTHHNALDMELYMRIAIELHLKRLIVGGMERVYEIGRVFRNEGVSTRHNPEFTMLELYEAYADYKDVMTLTEEMVAHIAKEVTGSTTIQYGEEEINLEPQWKRVHMVDAVKEITGVDFWKEMTDEEARSLAKEHGVDVKETMEFGHVVNEFFEQKVEDTLIQPTFVYGHPVAISPLAKKNPEDGRFTDRFELFIVAREHANAFTELNDPIDQRERFEAQLVEREQGNDEAHMMDHDFIEALEYGLPPTGGLGIGIDRLVMLLTNSPSIRDVLLFPQMRNTER